The following proteins come from a genomic window of Nostoc sp. ATCC 53789:
- a CDS encoding ssl1498 family light-harvesting-like protein, whose translation MYTTVNEDGILNNYAAEPKVYYAEYPAIWEQRKYVLQSLFATLIVTTLVLIGFSVS comes from the coding sequence ATGTACACCACTGTAAATGAAGACGGCATTCTCAATAACTACGCAGCTGAACCCAAGGTTTACTACGCCGAGTACCCAGCAATTTGGGAACAACGTAAATACGTTTTACAAAGTCTTTTTGCTACTTTAATTGTTACAACTTTAGTTTTAATTGGTTTTAGCGTTAGCTAA
- a CDS encoding dipeptide epimerase: MQINVNLFTVNKRFPLTISRGTTAQTTNVWVRISDDGIEGWGEASPFGVGNHRQSTDVIKNALEQVVPLLQTFSPLQRQQIEQILIQNHLPSAARAALDMAMHDWLGKRVGLPLWQIWGLDRNQIVPTSVTIGINSPEGAIARARDWLQFTDVRLFKVKLGSPDGIDADKKMLLAVREEAPEPELFVDANGGWSLEDAIAMCNWLAELGIKYVEQPLPRGQEKSLAKLKEHSPLPIFVDESCFTSSDIPDLANYVDGINIKLMKSGGLTEAMRMVHTARAYRLQVMFGCYSDTSLANTAALQLAPLADYLDLDSHLNLIDDPFTGALLKEGRVLLNDLPGLGVKHSASTT; the protein is encoded by the coding sequence ATGCAAATAAATGTAAATTTATTTACAGTAAATAAAAGATTTCCGTTGACCATTAGTAGAGGTACAACGGCACAGACAACGAATGTATGGGTGAGAATTTCAGATGATGGTATCGAAGGCTGGGGGGAAGCATCGCCCTTTGGTGTAGGTAATCATCGGCAATCAACTGATGTAATCAAAAATGCTCTAGAGCAAGTTGTGCCACTGTTGCAAACATTCAGCCCCTTACAACGTCAGCAAATTGAGCAAATTTTAATACAAAACCATCTTCCTTCTGCTGCTAGAGCAGCCTTGGATATGGCAATGCACGACTGGTTAGGTAAGCGTGTAGGTTTACCTTTGTGGCAAATTTGGGGACTCGATCGCAATCAAATAGTACCAACTTCAGTCACAATAGGGATTAATTCGCCTGAAGGTGCGATCGCAAGAGCGCGAGACTGGTTACAATTTACCGATGTCCGCCTTTTTAAGGTGAAGTTAGGCAGTCCAGATGGCATAGATGCAGATAAAAAAATGCTCTTAGCGGTGCGAGAAGAAGCACCGGAACCAGAGCTTTTTGTTGATGCTAACGGGGGTTGGAGTTTAGAAGATGCGATCGCAATGTGCAATTGGCTAGCTGAATTGGGTATAAAGTATGTAGAACAGCCATTGCCACGGGGTCAGGAAAAAAGTTTAGCAAAACTCAAAGAACACTCTCCCTTGCCCATCTTTGTCGATGAAAGTTGCTTCACAAGCTCTGATATTCCCGATTTGGCAAATTACGTGGATGGTATTAATATCAAACTGATGAAATCAGGGGGACTAACAGAAGCGATGCGAATGGTACATACAGCGCGAGCATATCGGTTGCAAGTAATGTTCGGTTGCTATTCTGATACTTCCCTAGCTAATACAGCAGCATTACAGCTAGCGCCACTAGCTGATTATTTAGATTTAGACAGTCACCTCAACTTAATCGATGATCCTTTTACAGGTGCATTGCTAAAAGAAGGTAGAGTTTTGCTAAACGATTTACCAGGTTTGGGGGTAAAACACAGTGCGTCTACCACTTAA
- a CDS encoding M48 family metallopeptidase, with protein sequence MKRIWKSLLPAWKWVLLSAATSILIILTQATSPLLAQEPAASTTIETTKPNSETTKVQKLREALQRSSTPEAPKPTPEVSEPKKPESPQEPPLSPEELTRQLKFIEADKLYLAGQIPEAEKIYREVKQPFGKTSDNQQRKAAILDPTQLSPGGKVYWRESEAGIAQKLQTKTLVPLQLLVEQYPEFIPGHIRYAEALKQYDRTKEALDILERASSLYPDQAELIKARVTALAGDKKWMEASLAARQFAILNPKNPQAPEFTKLAEENLNRYKSYTQGEIRGNVLGNIITGALGYAVTGSLLGPFSALDSTIMLLQGERAIGESVAKQAKKQLGVIIDEDILAYVNEIGQKLAKVGGRDEFKYEFFVIPEESLNAFALPGGKIFINAGAIAKANSEAELAGLMGHELSHVLLSHTFQLVSEGNLISNVTQYLPLGGTIGQLFALSYSRDMERQADNLGTRLIVATGYAADGLRNLMVTLEKQQKNAPPSWLSSHPGGNERVSYLENLITRNSYNRYAYEGVERHLEIKARVKKLLAEKKAREEKK encoded by the coding sequence ATGAAACGAATCTGGAAGTCTTTACTGCCAGCTTGGAAGTGGGTATTACTTTCAGCTGCTACATCAATTTTGATAATCCTAACGCAGGCAACTTCACCCCTTCTGGCACAAGAACCTGCTGCTTCTACCACTATTGAAACGACAAAGCCCAATTCAGAAACAACTAAAGTCCAAAAGTTACGGGAAGCGCTGCAACGTTCATCAACGCCAGAAGCACCAAAACCTACGCCTGAAGTTTCTGAACCGAAAAAGCCAGAGTCGCCACAGGAACCCCCACTCAGCCCGGAAGAACTCACCCGTCAGCTAAAATTTATAGAAGCGGATAAACTTTATCTGGCGGGACAAATCCCAGAGGCGGAAAAAATTTACCGCGAAGTTAAGCAGCCTTTTGGTAAAACATCAGATAATCAACAGCGTAAAGCTGCCATACTCGACCCCACGCAACTATCCCCAGGAGGTAAAGTCTACTGGCGAGAATCAGAGGCGGGGATAGCACAAAAGTTGCAAACAAAAACTTTAGTACCTCTGCAACTGTTAGTTGAGCAATATCCTGAATTTATCCCTGGCCATATTCGATATGCTGAAGCGTTGAAACAATACGATCGCACTAAAGAAGCATTAGATATATTAGAACGGGCTTCTTCGCTGTATCCAGATCAAGCAGAATTAATTAAAGCTAGAGTTACAGCCCTAGCTGGTGATAAAAAATGGATGGAAGCGTCCTTGGCGGCGCGTCAATTTGCTATTCTCAACCCGAAAAATCCCCAAGCGCCTGAGTTTACAAAACTAGCAGAAGAAAATCTGAACCGTTACAAATCTTATACACAAGGAGAAATTAGAGGCAATGTCCTCGGTAATATTATTACAGGTGCTTTAGGTTATGCCGTCACTGGCAGTCTGCTTGGGCCGTTTTCTGCCCTTGACTCTACCATCATGCTGCTACAAGGTGAACGAGCCATAGGTGAGTCGGTGGCAAAGCAGGCAAAAAAACAGCTGGGTGTAATTATAGACGAAGATATTTTGGCATACGTCAATGAAATTGGACAGAAATTGGCGAAGGTAGGAGGACGGGACGAGTTTAAATACGAATTCTTTGTGATTCCAGAGGAAAGCCTTAACGCCTTTGCATTACCTGGGGGTAAAATTTTTATTAATGCAGGTGCGATCGCTAAAGCTAATTCCGAAGCAGAATTAGCTGGGTTAATGGGTCATGAATTATCCCATGTACTTTTATCCCACACTTTTCAATTAGTCAGCGAAGGCAACCTGATCTCTAACGTTACCCAATATCTACCTCTAGGCGGCACTATCGGTCAACTGTTTGCACTCAGTTACAGCCGCGACATGGAACGTCAGGCAGATAATCTCGGCACACGCCTAATTGTTGCCACTGGCTACGCTGCTGATGGCTTGCGTAACTTAATGGTGACGCTAGAAAAACAGCAAAAAAATGCTCCTCCTAGTTGGTTATCTTCGCACCCAGGCGGCAATGAGCGAGTTAGTTATTTAGAAAACCTCATTACCCGTAATAGCTACAACCGTTACGCCTATGAAGGAGTGGAGCGTCATCTAGAAATTAAAGCACGGGTGAAAAAGCTACTCGCAGAGAAAAAAGCAAGAGAAGAAAAAAAATAG
- a CDS encoding Uma2 family endonuclease, giving the protein MTTQLGEAKSSTELVISWEALPADFHLEDEPVENTGQPLLAGALRESLEINGFIQPQMLIASNFGLCATINGQFVAKAPDWVYVPSVNQVLGERKSYTPNLDGDIPAIVMEFLSDTEGGEYSFKRTYPPGKWFFYEQILQVPIYVIFDPNGGLLEFYQLENSRYELKQPNENGRHWIDSMGLFLGTWQGTKEARTGYWLRWWDEAGNLLLWAVEQIEQERQRAEQERQQKERLIAYLQSQGIDPNNLQ; this is encoded by the coding sequence ATGACAACCCAACTTGGTGAAGCTAAATCTTCAACAGAACTGGTAATATCTTGGGAAGCGTTGCCCGCAGATTTTCACCTAGAGGATGAACCAGTGGAAAATACAGGTCAGCCACTATTAGCTGGTGCTTTGCGCGAAAGCCTTGAGATAAACGGTTTCATCCAACCGCAGATGTTAATAGCCTCGAATTTTGGACTTTGTGCAACGATAAACGGGCAATTTGTTGCTAAAGCACCCGACTGGGTTTATGTGCCATCGGTAAATCAAGTTTTAGGAGAACGCAAAAGCTATACACCCAATTTAGATGGAGATATTCCGGCAATTGTGATGGAATTTCTTTCTGACACTGAGGGCGGAGAATACTCTTTTAAGCGAACCTATCCACCAGGAAAATGGTTTTTTTATGAGCAGATTCTTCAAGTTCCAATTTATGTAATTTTTGACCCAAATGGCGGTTTGTTAGAATTTTACCAACTCGAAAACAGCCGCTACGAGTTAAAGCAACCTAATGAAAATGGTCGTCATTGGATTGATTCAATGGGTTTATTTCTGGGAACTTGGCAAGGAACAAAGGAAGCTAGAACTGGTTACTGGTTGCGCTGGTGGGATGAGGCAGGTAATTTGTTGCTTTGGGCGGTGGAACAAATTGAACAGGAACGCCAGCGTGCCGAACAGGAACGCCAGCAAAAAGAACGGCTAATTGCCTATTTACAATCTCAAGGTATTGACCCAAATAATCTGCAATAG
- a CDS encoding DUF1611 domain-containing protein, which yields MRLPLNQRVAILLHEGTTGAHGKTGLAILRYSEAPIVAVIDRECAGKSLTELTGIKRNVPIVASVAAALEYKPEVLVIGIAPSGGAIPDDYWLEIKDALEAGMSLVNGLHTPMANIPDLNALLKPGQLIWDVRKEPPNIGVASGIARTLPCRRVLTVGTDMAIGKMSTSLQLHWASKLRGWRSKFLATGQTGVMLEGDGVPLDAVRVDFAAGAVEQVVMRYGKNYDILHIEGQGSLLHPGSTATLPLIRGSQPTQLVLVHRAGQVHVRNHPHVIIPPLLEVIRLYETVASAGGAFASVPVVGIALNTAHLDEAAAEESIAQITAETGLPCTDVVRFDANVLLDAVMKN from the coding sequence GTGCGTCTACCACTTAATCAACGAGTAGCTATCTTATTACATGAAGGAACTACTGGGGCTCACGGCAAAACAGGACTCGCAATTTTACGTTACAGCGAAGCACCAATTGTAGCCGTCATCGATCGCGAATGTGCTGGCAAATCTCTGACAGAATTAACAGGTATCAAGCGTAATGTTCCAATTGTGGCATCGGTAGCCGCAGCCCTAGAGTACAAGCCAGAAGTTTTGGTAATAGGCATTGCCCCAAGTGGTGGTGCTATCCCAGATGATTATTGGTTAGAAATCAAAGATGCTTTAGAAGCTGGGATGTCCTTGGTGAACGGTTTGCATACACCAATGGCAAATATACCCGACTTAAATGCACTGCTCAAACCAGGGCAACTAATTTGGGATGTCCGCAAAGAGCCGCCTAATATAGGTGTGGCTAGTGGAATAGCCCGCACGCTTCCGTGTCGGCGGGTGTTGACAGTGGGAACCGATATGGCGATCGGTAAAATGTCAACTAGCCTACAGTTACATTGGGCATCAAAACTGCGGGGCTGGCGTTCTAAATTTCTCGCTACAGGTCAAACTGGGGTGATGTTAGAAGGAGATGGTGTGCCTTTAGATGCCGTGCGGGTAGATTTTGCTGCTGGTGCTGTGGAACAAGTAGTGATGCGCTACGGCAAAAACTATGACATCTTGCACATTGAAGGACAAGGTTCACTGCTACACCCTGGTTCAACGGCAACTCTACCCCTGATTCGTGGTTCCCAACCAACTCAACTGGTGTTAGTCCATCGGGCGGGACAAGTTCATGTCCGCAATCATCCCCATGTAATAATTCCACCTTTACTAGAGGTAATTCGTCTTTATGAAACCGTTGCTAGTGCAGGTGGCGCTTTTGCAAGTGTGCCTGTAGTGGGTATAGCACTTAACACAGCACATTTAGATGAAGCTGCGGCTGAGGAAAGTATCGCTCAAATAACAGCAGAAACCGGGCTACCTTGCACCGATGTAGTCCGCTTTGATGCCAATGTGCTTTTGGATGCAGTGATGAAGAATTAG